The following proteins are co-located in the Scomber scombrus chromosome 2, fScoSco1.1, whole genome shotgun sequence genome:
- the LOC133997300 gene encoding N-acetylaspartate synthetase-like, with amino-acid sequence MEEKVQKGDYNKPKPRPKAQNGFQTIVVREFEPADKLQVQQIFSEGLMEMIPDTALRGLRHHPESLLLYSIMTVVCFVITMCWWVIGLLPAFVLCGRYFFSSRVIHGYLEQAMSTDMGDIEEFYMKSPDSRLWVAALEGKVVGVVAAVGQQKPSSVELKRMSVDRSCRRSGVGVALGRKVLEFAVTHRYSTVVLGTTAYTPAAHQLYKGLGFRCVEVTNGFVTPGARWSLLERIFYRVRHHHYSLDVQNITLNGQH; translated from the exons ATGGAGGAAAAAGTGCAGAAAGGGGATTACAACAAACCAAAACCAAGACCAAAAGCTCAAAATGGATTTCAAACAATAGTTGTGCGTGAGTTTGAGCCTGCGGACAAGCTGCAGGTACAGCAGATCTTTTCTGAAGGGCTAATGGAGATGATACCAGACACCGCCTTGAGAGGCTTGAGACATCACCCTGAGAGTCTGCTGCTCTATTCTATTATGACAG TTGTATGTTTTGTCATCACCATGTGTTGGTGGGTGATAGGACTCCTCCCTGCTTTTGTGCTGTGTGGGCGCTACTTCTTCAGCAGTCGTGTGATACATGGTTACCTGGAGCAAGCCATGAGCACAGACATGGGTGACATTGAAGAGTTTTACATGAAGTCCCCAG ACTCCCGTCTGTGGGTAGCAGCGCTGGAAGGCAAAGTGGTGGGTGTTGTAGCAGCAGTCGGCCAGCAGAAGCCAAGTTCAGTTGAATTAAAGCGGATGTCAGTTGACCGCAGTTGTCGACGGAGTGGAGTCGGCGTGGCACTGGGACGTAAAGTCCTGGAATTTGCTGTCACTCACAGATACTCCACTGTTGTCCTGGGAACCACAGCGTATACACCTGCTGCTCACCAGCTCTACAAGGGTCTGGGCTTCCGCTGTGTGGAGGTCACAAACGGGTTTGTCACACCTGGTGCGAGATGGTCCCTGCTGGAACGAATTTTCTACAGGGTCCGCCATCATCACTACAGCCTGGATGTGcaaaatatcactttaaatgGACAACACTGA
- the rtn4rl2a gene encoding LOW QUALITY PROTEIN: reticulon-4 receptor-like 2a (The sequence of the model RefSeq protein was modified relative to this genomic sequence to represent the inferred CDS: inserted 1 base in 1 codon) — protein MLEYIWDTGCHQPVHSQSLRLGNQSISEDSKXLLQLLRLTRFGLWFRMETSSNSRSRRCSIVRNCKSGLSLWLVVWLVLGKPSPASACPHSCVCYPTPMTVSCQAQNFTAVPVGVPYESQRVFLQNNRIMELRVGSFGFGTQVLWLFSNNITWIEAGAFSELRDLEELDLGDNPNLHRLEGGAFRGLEKLQSLHMHRCRLTALPHDIFHKLYSLHFLYLQENNIHFLQDDIFSDLINLSQLFLHGNRIRTLSENVFRGLVNLDRLLLHDNRVRQVNRRAFRDLGRLTMLFLFNNSLAELPSQTLRDTQGIEFLRLNANPWSCGCESRSLWEWFREARVSSSEVICASPSTRRGEDLRFLREMDFALCPLADPGSIGGSTTTTFSTKTRWWFHKNKPQSSTKGIFEKSSETIKAGLYGKGPSTTTSVVKYELGEEELALPKLDPEEYWQNYGNEDSGVTLRCFELECPPDFDLTPSSSSPSSSLPSVLSLLALFVFTLNLHLLFG, from the exons ATGCTTGAGTATATATGGGACACTGGTTGCCATCAACCGGTACACTCTCAGTCACTCCGACTCGGGAACCAGAGCATCAGCGAAGATAGCA CTTTACTTCAGCTTCTCAGGCTAACTCGCTTTGGGCTTTGGTTCAGGATGGAAACCTCTTCGAATTCTCGGAGCCGACGATGCTCCATTGTGCGCAACTGCAAAA GCGGTCTCTCCCTCTGGCTGGTGGTGTGGCTGGTCCTCGGTAAGCCAAGTCCGGCATCGGCGTGCCCGCACTCTTGCGTGTGCTACCCGACTCCTATGACTGTGAGCTGCCAGGCGCAGAACTTCACCGCCGTCCCCGTTGGAGTGCCCTATGAGTCGCAGCGCGTGTTCCTCCAGAACAACCGGATCATGGAGCTTAGAGTTGGCTCTTTTGGCTTCGGGACTCAG GTTCTGTGGCTGTTCTCCAACAACATCACGTGGATTGAGGCTGGGGCCTTCAGTGAGCTGAGGGACTTGGAGGAGTTGGACCTGGGGGACAACCCTAACCTCCACAGGCTGGAGGGGGGAGCCTTCCGTGGCCTAGAGAAGCTCCAGAGCCTCCACATGCACCGCTGCCGGCTCACTGCCCTGCCCCATGACATCTTCCACAAGCTTTACAGCCTTCACTTCCTCTACTTGCAG gAAAACAATATCCACTTCCTGCAGGATGACATCTTTTCTGACCTCATTAACTTGAGCCAGCTTTTCCTGCATGGCAACCGTATCCGCACCCTCTCAGAGAATGTGTTCCGCGGCCTGGTCAACCTCGACCGTCTGCTCCTCCACGACAACCGCGTCAGGCAGGTGAACCGCCGCGCCTTTCGCGACCTCGGCCGCCTGACCATGCTCTTCCTCTTCAACAACTCTCTGGCTGAGCTGCCCAGCCAAACCCTGCGTGACACCCAGGGCATCGAGTTCCTCCGGCTCAACGCCAACCCCTGGTCCTGCGGCTGTGAGTCCCGCTCTCTGTGGGAGTGGTTCCGTGAGGCCCGTGTCTCTTCATCCGAGGTGATCTGCGCTTCCCCATCCACCCGCCGCGGCGAGGACCTTCGCTTCCTTCGTGAGATGGACTTCGCCCTCTGCCCCCTGGCCGATCCAGGTTCCATTGGCggctccaccaccaccaccttcaGCACCAAAACCCGCTGGTGGTTTCACAAGAACAAGCCCCAGTCGTCCACCAAAGGCATCTTTGAGAAATCTTCAGAAACCATCAAGGCTGGTTTGTATGGGAAAGGCCCATCCACAACCACATCAGTAGTCAAGTATGAGCTGGGGGAGGAAGAACTGGCGCTGCCCAAACTTGACCCAGAAGAGTACTGGCAGAACTACGGCAACGAGGACTCAGGTGTCACCCTCCGATGCTTCGAGCTTGAGTGCCCACCTGATTTCGACCTGactccatcttcctcctctccctcatcctccttgccctctgtcctctctctacTGGCCCTCTTTGTATTCACCCTCAACCTCCACCTGCTATTTGGCTGA